In Anaerolineales bacterium, a genomic segment contains:
- a CDS encoding PIG-L family deacetylase, producing the protein MSEPERLRLMAVLAHPDDEAAGIGSAFAYSGRSGVQTALLMATRAERGWRGPPQDDPGPQAIAELRTGELEAVPAILGIEEIAYLGCMDGHLD; encoded by the coding sequence ATGTCCGAGCCGGAACGATTGCGCCTGATGGCCGTGCTGGCCCACCCCGACGACGAGGCGGCCGGCATAGGAAGCGCCTTCGCCTACTCCGGCCGGAGCGGCGTGCAGACCGCGCTGCTGATGGCGACCCGCGCCGAGCGCGGTTGGAGGGGTCCGCCACAAGATGATCCTGGGCCGCAGGCCATCGCCGAGCTCCGGACGGGCGAGCTGGAGGCCGTGCCTGCAATTCTGGGGATCGAGGAAATCGCATACCTGGGCTGTATGGACGGCCACCTCGATTGA